In a genomic window of Anoxybacter fermentans:
- a CDS encoding FliA/WhiG family RNA polymerase sigma factor yields MEKRKSDEKALWKAFQKGDLQARNLLIEKYTPLVKYVAGRVKLVVPPQIEFDDLVSFGIIGLIQAIDRFDPERGVKFSTYAAVRIRGAIIDELRAQDWISRSSREKAKRLHQAYKKLEQTLGRLPEDEEVARELGLDLKEYNKLVMEANIPELTSLESLINPDSGLQLMDQIPGENERPEEIVYDKEIKRLLVEAIDRLKEQEKLVLALYYYEELTQMEIAQVLDLSPARVSQIHAKAVLRLRGMLSRKRALFL; encoded by the coding sequence TTGGAAAAGAGAAAATCTGACGAAAAAGCTCTGTGGAAGGCTTTCCAGAAAGGAGATCTTCAAGCCAGAAATTTATTAATTGAAAAATACACTCCACTGGTCAAATATGTGGCCGGTCGGGTCAAGTTGGTTGTCCCCCCGCAGATTGAGTTTGACGATCTAGTGAGTTTTGGAATTATAGGTTTGATTCAGGCGATTGATCGTTTTGACCCTGAACGAGGGGTTAAATTTAGTACCTATGCGGCTGTACGAATACGCGGCGCAATTATAGATGAACTTAGAGCCCAGGATTGGATTTCCCGTTCTAGCCGTGAAAAAGCCAAACGATTACATCAGGCTTATAAAAAACTGGAACAGACTTTAGGACGATTACCTGAGGATGAAGAAGTAGCAAGGGAACTGGGATTGGATTTAAAAGAGTATAATAAGTTAGTAATGGAAGCAAATATTCCTGAATTAACTTCCCTGGAATCACTGATTAATCCAGATTCTGGTCTACAATTGATGGATCAGATTCCTGGTGAAAATGAAAGACCGGAAGAGATTGTTTATGATAAAGAAATCAAACGTTTATTGGTTGAGGCTATTGATCGGTTAAAGGAACAGGAAAAGTTGGTACTGGCTTTATACTATTATGAGGAGTTGACTCAGATGGAAATAGCTCAGGTTCTGGATTTATCGCCCGCAAGAGTTTCTCAAATTCATGCCAAAGCAGTTTTAAGATTGCGAGGGATGTTGAGTCGGAAACGGGCATTATTTCTTTAA
- a CDS encoding flagellar brake protein, producing MVALSELTINTKIEIEVEDPNFEGKYFSRVMDINDKELHIMAPAVNGELIPFRLNTPIIVTYVGERALYSFKSIILRRFKEPIPGFALRLPAEVKRIQRREFVRLEINIPLYYRLIDESEKIPLESDSSGSRQYIKTYTLDISGGGVRFYSDEIMEVNSNLEIKLGLKGIEEEVIFGKIVRNQEKEEGGYEVGVAFESISSSVQDRIIGWIFDKQRELIRKGLA from the coding sequence ATGGTTGCTTTAAGTGAGTTAACAATCAATACTAAAATAGAGATAGAGGTAGAAGACCCCAATTTTGAAGGAAAATATTTTAGCCGGGTAATGGACATAAATGACAAGGAGTTACATATTATGGCCCCTGCTGTTAATGGAGAGCTTATACCTTTTCGATTGAATACTCCTATAATTGTAACATATGTTGGAGAACGTGCCTTATACAGTTTTAAATCTATAATTTTAAGACGTTTTAAAGAACCAATACCTGGATTTGCTTTACGATTGCCTGCAGAGGTTAAACGGATTCAGCGCCGGGAATTTGTAAGATTGGAGATAAACATTCCCTTATATTATCGGCTGATAGATGAATCTGAGAAAATACCCCTTGAATCTGATTCGTCTGGTTCCAGACAATATATCAAGACTTATACTCTTGATATAAGTGGTGGCGGTGTAAGGTTTTATTCAGATGAAATTATGGAAGTAAATTCTAACCTGGAAATTAAGTTAGGGTTAAAGGGAATTGAAGAAGAAGTTATTTTTGGGAAAATAGTCCGAAATCAGGAGAAAGAAGAAGGAGGTTATGAAGTGGGGGTTGCTTTTGAATCTATTTCTTCTTCTGTTCAGGATCGGATTATTGGTTGGATTTTTGATAAACAGCGAGAATTGATTCGTAAAGGTTTAGCATAA
- a CDS encoding MinD/ParA family protein gives MRDQAERLRQLAKKNIDDLSRSETRVIAVASGKGGVGKTNFTVNLALALQKAGKKIIVFDADLGMANIDVVLGVVPSFTLTHVIKGQKTLEEIMLDGPEGIKILPGSSGSEELVYLSDQQIQNLIRQWNNLEGEFDYILVDTGAGIHSNVINFLLAADDVVVILTPEPPSITDSYGLIKVLVQRGSTSTIRLVINQVSNEEEGRKIFRRVAKVVDEFLNVKIDLLGIITFDEKVSAAVKRQKPFILEYPNTKASKGIYSIVDNLLNQSPKKAGGGMKKFLLKMIKFFNSSS, from the coding sequence ATGAGAGATCAAGCTGAACGTTTACGGCAACTTGCGAAAAAAAATATAGATGATTTATCACGTTCGGAGACCCGTGTTATTGCTGTGGCCAGTGGTAAGGGTGGAGTGGGCAAAACCAATTTTACTGTTAATCTGGCCCTGGCTTTACAAAAGGCGGGGAAAAAGATAATTGTTTTTGATGCTGATTTGGGTATGGCTAATATAGACGTAGTATTAGGAGTTGTGCCATCCTTTACCTTAACTCACGTTATTAAGGGACAGAAAACTTTAGAAGAGATTATGCTAGATGGGCCAGAAGGAATTAAGATCTTACCCGGAAGTTCCGGGTCAGAAGAGTTGGTGTATTTGAGTGATCAACAGATTCAGAATTTGATCAGACAGTGGAATAATCTTGAAGGAGAATTTGACTATATTCTGGTAGACACCGGTGCTGGGATTCATTCAAATGTAATTAATTTTTTACTGGCTGCAGATGATGTTGTAGTTATTTTAACACCTGAACCTCCATCTATCACTGATTCTTATGGCTTGATTAAAGTTCTTGTCCAGAGAGGGTCAACTTCGACAATTCGTCTGGTAATTAATCAGGTTTCAAATGAGGAAGAGGGAAGAAAGATTTTTAGACGGGTGGCTAAAGTAGTGGATGAATTTCTCAATGTAAAAATCGATTTGTTAGGGATTATTACTTTTGATGAGAAGGTGAGTGCTGCAGTAAAACGCCAAAAACCTTTTATTCTGGAGTATCCAAACACAAAGGCGTCAAAAGGGATTTACAGTATTGTAGATAATCTTTTAAACCAATCTCCCAAAAAAGCGGGGGGTGGTATGAAAAAATTTTTACTAAAGATGATTAAATTCTTTAACAGTAGTAGCTAG